Proteins co-encoded in one Setaria viridis chromosome 9, Setaria_viridis_v4.0, whole genome shotgun sequence genomic window:
- the LOC117839263 gene encoding glycine-rich RNA-binding protein 2 yields MAAADVEYRCFVGGLAWATDSESLQLAFASYGDVVDSKVITDRETGRSRGFGFVTFSTEQSMLEAIENMNGKELDGRNITVNQAQSRGGGGGGYGGGGRQGGYGGGGGYGGGGRQGGYGGGGGGGYRSRDGGYGGGGGYGGSRGESGGNWRN; encoded by the exons atggcggcggcggacgtggAGTACCGTTGCTTCGTCGGCGGCCTCGCATGGGCCACCGACAGCGAGTCCCTCCAGCTTGCCTTCGCCTCCTACGGCGACGTTGTCGACTCCAAG GTCATCACCGACCGGGAGACTGGGAGGTCCCGCGGGTTCGGCTTCGTCACCTTCTCCACTGAGCAGTCGATGCTCGAAGCCATCGAGAACATGAACGGCAAGGAGCTCGACGGCCGCAACATCACCGTCAACCAGGCCcagtcccgcggcggcggcggcggtggctacggcggcggcggtcgccagGGCggctacggtggcggcggcggctacggcggcggcggtcgccagggcggctacggcggcggcggcggcggcggctaccgcagccgcgacggcggctacggcggcggtggcggctacGGCGGCAGCCGCGGCGAATCTGGTGGCAACTGGAGGAACTGA